The following proteins are encoded in a genomic region of Deinococcus arcticus:
- a CDS encoding V-type ATP synthase subunit A, producing MTQQQKGVVQSIAGPAVIADGMYGAKMYDIVRVGKERLVGEIIRLDGNTAFVQVYEDTSGLTVGEPVETTGLPLSVELGPGMLNGIYDGIQRPLDKIREASGDFIARGIEVSSLNRTQKWAFTPSVQAGDRVQGGTILGTVPEFSFTHKILTPPDKAGALRWVADAGEYTIDDTIAELEDGTKLRLAHYWPVRAPRPVTKKLDPSLPFLTGMRILDVLFPLVMGGAAAIPGPFGSGKTVTQQSVAKYGNADIVVYVGCGERGNEMTDVLVEFPELVDPKTGGPLMHRTILIANTSNMPVAAREASVYTGITLAEYFRDQGYSVSLMADSTSRWAEALREISSRLEEMPAEEGYPPYLGAKLAAFYERAGAVTTLAGEGGAVSVIGAVSPAGGDMSEPVTQATLRITGAFWRLDAGLARRRHFPAINWNGSYSLFTPILDKWYRENVGPDFPELRQRIGNLLQQEASLQEVVQLVGPDALQDNERLIIETGRMLRQDFLQQNGFDPVDASASMPKNYGLMKMFLKFYDEADAALKSGATIDEIIQNPVIEKLARARYTPESEFIAYGEGVMDELHTTFKGVKA from the coding sequence ATGACGCAACAGCAAAAGGGCGTCGTGCAGAGCATCGCCGGGCCGGCCGTGATCGCGGACGGCATGTACGGTGCCAAGATGTACGACATCGTGCGCGTGGGCAAGGAGCGCCTCGTGGGCGAGATCATTCGCCTCGACGGCAACACCGCCTTCGTGCAGGTGTATGAAGACACCTCGGGCCTGACCGTGGGTGAGCCGGTGGAAACCACGGGGCTGCCCCTGAGCGTGGAACTGGGGCCAGGGATGCTCAACGGCATCTATGACGGCATTCAGCGTCCGCTGGACAAGATTCGCGAAGCCTCGGGCGACTTTATTGCCCGCGGCATTGAAGTGAGCAGCCTGAACCGCACCCAGAAGTGGGCCTTCACGCCCAGCGTGCAGGCCGGCGACCGCGTGCAGGGCGGCACCATCCTGGGCACCGTGCCGGAGTTCTCTTTCACCCACAAGATCCTGACGCCCCCCGACAAGGCGGGCGCGCTGCGCTGGGTGGCGGACGCCGGTGAATACACCATTGACGACACCATCGCAGAACTGGAAGACGGCACCAAGCTGCGCCTCGCGCACTACTGGCCCGTGCGCGCGCCTCGTCCCGTGACCAAGAAGCTGGACCCCAGCCTGCCGTTCCTCACCGGGATGCGCATTCTGGACGTGCTGTTTCCCCTGGTGATGGGCGGCGCCGCCGCGATTCCCGGGCCCTTCGGCTCGGGCAAGACCGTGACCCAGCAGTCGGTCGCCAAGTACGGCAACGCCGACATCGTGGTGTACGTGGGCTGCGGCGAGCGCGGCAACGAGATGACCGACGTGCTCGTGGAATTCCCCGAACTGGTGGACCCCAAGACCGGCGGGCCCCTCATGCACCGCACCATCCTGATCGCCAACACCTCGAATATGCCGGTGGCCGCCCGTGAAGCCTCGGTGTACACCGGCATCACGCTGGCCGAGTACTTCCGTGACCAGGGCTACTCTGTGTCGCTGATGGCCGACTCCACCAGCCGCTGGGCCGAGGCGCTGCGCGAGATTTCTTCCCGCCTGGAAGAAATGCCCGCCGAAGAAGGCTACCCGCCCTACCTGGGCGCCAAGCTGGCGGCCTTCTACGAGCGCGCCGGGGCCGTAACGACCCTGGCGGGCGAGGGCGGCGCGGTGTCCGTGATCGGCGCTGTGAGCCCGGCCGGCGGCGACATGTCCGAGCCCGTGACCCAGGCCACCCTGCGAATCACCGGCGCCTTCTGGCGTCTGGACGCCGGCCTGGCGCGCCGCCGCCACTTCCCGGCGATCAACTGGAACGGCTCCTACAGCCTGTTCACGCCGATCCTGGACAAGTGGTACCGCGAGAACGTGGGCCCCGACTTCCCCGAACTGCGCCAGCGCATCGGCAACCTGCTCCAGCAGGAAGCCAGCCTTCAGGAAGTGGTGCAGCTCGTCGGTCCCGACGCCCTGCAGGACAACGAGCGCCTGATCATCGAGACGGGCCGCATGCTGAGGCAGGACTTCCTGCAGCAGAACGGCTTCGACCCCGTTGACGCCAGCGCCTCCATGCCCAAGAACTACGGCCTGATGAAGATGTTCCTGAAGTTCTACGACGAGGCCGACGCCGCCCTGAAGAGTGGCGCGACCATCGACGAGATCATCCAGAACCCGGTTATCGAGAAGCTGGCCCGCGCCCGCTACACCCCGGAAAGCGAGTTCATCGCCTACGGTGAGGGCGTGATGGACGAGCTGCACACCACCTTCAAGGGAGTGAAAGCGTGA
- a CDS encoding V-type ATP synthase subunit F yields the protein MTGTTQRVAVLSDAETATGYRLAGAEVVEATPETAVAALERLIVEGQYGLVAVDTGLIPDPQTATARVMRGRDLPILLPIPSLKDAFNPNTVDAKAYMGKLVRDTIGFDIKL from the coding sequence ATGACCGGCACCACGCAGCGTGTGGCAGTGCTCAGCGACGCCGAAACGGCCACCGGCTACCGCCTTGCGGGCGCCGAGGTCGTGGAGGCCACCCCTGAGACCGCCGTGGCGGCCCTGGAGCGGCTGATCGTGGAAGGCCAGTACGGTCTGGTGGCCGTGGACACGGGACTCATTCCCGATCCGCAGACCGCCACAGCCCGCGTGATGCGCGGCCGTGACCTGCCGATCCTGCTGCCCATTCCCAGCCTCAAAGACGCTTTTAACCCAAACACGGTGGACGCCAAGGCCTACATGGGCAAACTGGTGCGCGACACGATTGGGTTCGATATCAAACTGTAA
- a CDS encoding HD domain-containing protein — protein MNPDALLSAAEAYARPFYAEAHRAYHNTAHVQAMLDALGSRGVLSPALALAVWGHDLIYDPRAGDNEARSAQVFGAWLATQGAVPAHMAQIRALILATQHTAAPATREEALLVDADLGILGASPADFAAYDAAIRQEYRHVPGPLYRIGRRKVLQGFLKRGRIYTTPEFAELEAQARANLAVALSKL, from the coding sequence GTGAACCCCGACGCCCTGCTCAGCGCGGCTGAAGCCTACGCCCGGCCTTTTTATGCCGAAGCCCACCGCGCTTACCACAACACCGCCCATGTGCAGGCCATGCTGGATGCGCTGGGTTCGCGGGGCGTGCTCTCCCCTGCCCTGGCGCTGGCCGTATGGGGCCACGACCTGATCTACGACCCGCGCGCCGGAGACAACGAGGCCCGCAGCGCCCAGGTGTTCGGGGCGTGGCTGGCCACGCAGGGCGCAGTGCCCGCCCATATGGCCCAGATTCGCGCGCTGATTCTGGCCACCCAGCACACGGCCGCGCCCGCCACGCGCGAGGAGGCCCTGCTGGTGGACGCCGACCTGGGCATTCTGGGCGCCAGCCCCGCCGACTTTGCCGCCTACGACGCGGCCATTCGCCAGGAATACCGTCATGTGCCGGGGCCGCTGTACCGCATCGGCCGCCGCAAGGTGCTGCAGGGGTTCCTGAAGCGCGGGCGCATCTACACCACGCCAGAGTTTGCGGAGCTGGAAGCGCAGGCGCGGGCAAATCTGGCGGTGGCCCTGAGCAAGCTATAA
- a CDS encoding V-type ATPase subunit subunit G family protein, translating to MDVSSRVLSELASREAALDAQVEAARVQAQQTVAAAEAQAASILRDAEAQVKAMQAEHEQALAGEVQQIREQAATSAQAQAQDTRARAEAKLGQAVDTIMRAVLP from the coding sequence TTGGACGTCTCAAGTCGAGTCTTAAGTGAGCTGGCGAGCCGCGAGGCCGCGCTGGACGCGCAGGTGGAAGCCGCCCGCGTGCAGGCGCAGCAGACTGTGGCCGCTGCCGAGGCGCAGGCGGCGAGCATCCTCCGGGACGCAGAAGCTCAGGTCAAGGCCATGCAGGCCGAGCACGAGCAGGCGCTGGCCGGTGAAGTGCAGCAGATCCGCGAGCAGGCCGCCACCTCTGCCCAGGCGCAGGCGCAGGACACTCGCGCGCGCGCCGAGGCCAAGCTGGGGCAGGCCGTGGACACCATCATGCGGGCGGTGCTTCCGTGA
- a CDS encoding V-type ATP synthase subunit K: MTKYNKIVLASLVFALASTGYAQEGTNAATDELYRGLRAVGAGLALGLGAIGTGIAQARIGSSLVGAVAEDPSKAGSLLLYFLLPETLVIFGFLALFILN, encoded by the coding sequence ATGACCAAGTACAACAAGATCGTCCTCGCGTCCCTCGTCTTCGCCCTCGCCAGCACCGGCTACGCCCAGGAAGGCACCAACGCCGCCACCGACGAACTGTACCGTGGTCTGCGCGCCGTGGGCGCCGGTCTGGCCCTGGGCCTGGGCGCCATCGGCACCGGCATCGCCCAGGCCCGCATCGGCTCGAGCCTGGTCGGCGCCGTGGCCGAGGACCCCAGCAAGGCCGGTAGCCTGCTGCTGTACTTCCTGCTGCCCGAAACCCTGGTGATCTTCGGCTTCCTGGCGCTGTTCATCCTGAACTGA
- a CDS encoding V-type ATP synthase subunit I — protein sequence MIIPMQQVVIATRKRGSEAVIAALQDAGVLHLKPITGGPLSTGNLVGADAQSRREDERLLARVESTLAELGSYRPAPAPLPAQAQWAELIEAAAQPVATLARARQELQADLDAEQVYGDAVRILTRLAGGLDRSRRLTVLPFMLQPTDNLAELDAALQTELGDRYALAVEAEDRKGVGLVAVRRSERDAARAALSRARLGELRLPGRFDGMPLSDAAAEMERIARTGTGRQGELTAERERLAQAHAPVLFALRDALKDRVAVHDVRAVSARGKYSLALQGYVPADRLGALERALAPFGTGVSYEVHPVDDHHDDLVPVELKNNSYVKPFQTVMGLMTPPKYGTFDPTWVVALFFPLFFGIIMADIGYGLLFLAFGMWLLGKARRNEGWNLSFFGAYVPPATVRDLGYVTNVMAAWTILWGFLTGEFFGTFLEHLGVFYINPELLNNLWGWTGIRYPEEAEAHKTLFHVFPILFPRLETDYFSNVALVFALLFGILQVLWGWGIRIQQGLKHKDPLHTWEGIALFGGVFGLVMMAFATRAGKDFGAFTNFSDPRILLMYLGFAAFVIGWLRVIKHFPLLPIELLSQGGAVVSYARIFAVGLVSAILAKLCTDLGWSLAENIGFLGIIIGIVLGLVLHFLVLALTLIGHVLQPLRLHMVEFLNPTGFNADSSPRYNPLRRLSPAQGQVK from the coding sequence GTGATCATCCCCATGCAGCAGGTTGTGATCGCCACCCGCAAGCGCGGCAGTGAAGCGGTCATTGCGGCGCTGCAAGACGCGGGAGTGCTGCACCTCAAGCCCATCACGGGCGGGCCTCTGAGCACCGGCAACCTCGTGGGTGCCGATGCCCAGAGCCGCCGTGAAGACGAGCGCCTGCTGGCACGAGTGGAAAGCACCCTGGCCGAGCTGGGCAGCTACCGCCCCGCGCCCGCGCCCCTGCCCGCGCAGGCGCAGTGGGCCGAGCTGATTGAGGCGGCGGCGCAGCCGGTGGCCACGCTGGCCCGCGCCCGGCAGGAACTGCAGGCCGACCTGGACGCCGAGCAGGTGTACGGCGACGCCGTGCGCATCCTGACCCGCCTGGCCGGTGGCCTGGACCGCAGCCGCCGCCTGACCGTTCTGCCCTTCATGCTTCAGCCCACCGACAACCTTGCCGAGCTGGACGCGGCCCTGCAAACCGAGCTGGGTGACCGCTACGCCCTGGCCGTGGAGGCCGAGGACCGCAAGGGCGTGGGCCTGGTGGCCGTGCGCCGCAGCGAGCGGGACGCGGCCCGCGCGGCCCTGTCACGGGCCCGCCTGGGCGAACTGCGCCTGCCCGGCCGCTTTGACGGCATGCCGCTGAGCGACGCGGCGGCCGAGATGGAGCGCATTGCGCGCACCGGCACCGGCCGTCAGGGTGAACTGACCGCCGAGCGCGAGCGGCTGGCCCAGGCGCACGCGCCGGTGCTGTTCGCCCTGCGCGACGCCCTGAAAGACCGCGTGGCCGTTCACGACGTGCGCGCCGTGTCGGCCCGGGGCAAGTACAGCCTCGCGCTGCAGGGCTACGTGCCTGCCGACCGTCTGGGCGCGCTGGAACGGGCCCTGGCTCCGTTTGGCACCGGGGTCAGCTACGAGGTTCACCCCGTAGACGACCACCACGACGACCTCGTGCCGGTGGAGCTGAAGAACAACAGCTACGTCAAACCCTTCCAGACCGTGATGGGCCTGATGACCCCGCCCAAGTACGGCACCTTCGACCCCACCTGGGTCGTGGCGCTGTTCTTTCCGCTGTTCTTCGGCATCATCATGGCGGACATCGGCTACGGGCTGCTGTTCCTGGCCTTCGGGATGTGGCTGCTGGGCAAGGCCAGGAGAAACGAGGGCTGGAACCTCAGCTTCTTCGGCGCCTATGTGCCGCCCGCCACCGTGCGCGACCTGGGCTACGTGACCAACGTCATGGCTGCCTGGACCATCCTGTGGGGCTTCCTGACCGGCGAGTTCTTCGGCACGTTCCTGGAACACTTAGGCGTGTTCTACATCAACCCGGAACTGCTCAATAACCTCTGGGGCTGGACCGGCATTCGCTACCCCGAAGAAGCCGAGGCCCACAAGACCCTCTTCCATGTGTTCCCGATTCTCTTCCCCCGCCTGGAAACCGATTACTTCAGCAACGTGGCGCTGGTGTTCGCGCTGCTCTTCGGCATCCTGCAGGTGCTGTGGGGCTGGGGCATCCGGATTCAGCAGGGCCTCAAGCACAAAGATCCCCTGCACACCTGGGAAGGCATCGCCCTGTTCGGCGGCGTGTTTGGCCTGGTCATGATGGCCTTCGCCACCCGCGCCGGCAAGGACTTCGGCGCCTTTACCAACTTCTCTGATCCCCGCATTCTGCTGATGTACCTGGGCTTTGCCGCCTTCGTGATTGGCTGGCTGCGCGTCATCAAGCACTTCCCGCTGCTGCCCATCGAACTGCTGTCGCAGGGCGGGGCCGTGGTGAGCTACGCCCGTATCTTCGCTGTGGGTCTGGTGTCGGCCATTCTGGCCAAGCTCTGCACCGATCTGGGCTGGAGCCTGGCCGAGAACATCGGCTTCCTGGGCATCATCATTGGCATTGTGCTGGGCCTGGTGCTGCACTTCCTGGTGCTGGCCCTGACCCTGATTGGCCACGTGCTGCAGCCGCTGCGTCTGCACATGGTCGAGTTCCTGAACCCCACCGGCTTCAACGCCGATTCCAGCCCCCGCTATAACCCCCTTCGTCGCCTCAGCCCCGCGCAGGGGCAGGTCAAATAA
- a CDS encoding V0D/AC39 family V-type ATPase subunit → MPDDYAYINTRVRVMRTKLLDGRSLDSALAAGSYQEFLRVLTETNLAANLRETTGESAGLAELDQALSRNLFDTTRKVLGFADGDAKREIQALLMKWDLVNLKTVARGVVSGRGADAVLSNLIPGGTLKPSALQTAAASTDLQSAAAAIALSGHPLAGALRAGANAYQASGRLLDLEVALDQGYYRHALSVARNTSLRRYLSREIDITNALIARAGAGQPMNPALFVQGGKLDAAGYARLAGGDASGLGDVAAVLDAPSLEDAEVAARRALDSATRNIAAGDPEGVGLILDFLRRKEIEIAKLRLIGRGKFYDLSPEQIRKEVQA, encoded by the coding sequence ATGCCCGACGACTACGCTTACATCAACACGCGCGTCCGCGTCATGCGGACCAAACTGCTCGACGGACGCTCGCTTGACTCGGCGCTCGCGGCGGGCAGTTACCAGGAGTTCCTGCGGGTTCTGACCGAAACGAACCTCGCGGCGAACCTGCGCGAAACCACCGGCGAGAGCGCCGGACTGGCCGAACTGGACCAGGCCCTGAGCCGCAACCTGTTCGACACCACCCGCAAGGTGCTGGGCTTTGCCGACGGCGACGCCAAGCGCGAGATTCAGGCCCTGCTGATGAAGTGGGATCTGGTGAACCTCAAGACCGTGGCGCGCGGCGTGGTGTCCGGACGCGGCGCCGACGCGGTGCTGAGCAACCTGATTCCCGGCGGCACCCTGAAACCCAGCGCGCTGCAGACCGCCGCCGCCAGCACCGACCTGCAAAGCGCGGCCGCCGCGATTGCCCTGAGCGGCCACCCGCTGGCGGGCGCGCTGCGCGCCGGCGCCAACGCCTACCAGGCCAGTGGCCGCCTGCTGGACCTGGAAGTGGCGCTGGATCAGGGCTACTACCGCCACGCCCTGAGCGTGGCGCGCAACACCAGCCTGCGCCGCTACCTCAGCCGCGAGATTGACATCACCAACGCCCTGATTGCGCGCGCGGGGGCGGGCCAGCCCATGAACCCCGCGCTGTTCGTGCAGGGCGGCAAGCTGGACGCCGCCGGGTACGCCCGTCTGGCGGGCGGCGACGCGAGTGGACTGGGTGACGTGGCGGCCGTTCTGGACGCCCCCAGCCTGGAAGACGCCGAGGTGGCGGCCCGCCGCGCCCTGGACAGCGCCACCCGCAACATTGCGGCCGGCGACCCCGAGGGCGTGGGCCTGATTCTGGACTTCCTGCGGCGCAAGGAAATTGAAATTGCCAAGCTCCGCCTGATCGGGCGCGGCAAGTTCTATGACCTGAGCCCCGAGCAGATTCGCAAGGAGGTGCAGGCATGA
- a CDS encoding ROK family protein gives MSQPFSPEPISIGIDVGGTKIASGVLRGDELHDSHVVPTPETGWKAVLDAIAGEVRRLQERHPEARLIGVGIPGPLNADRTRVKFAPNIYGFTDVPLVDGLRDRLGQRAVLENDAKAAALAEAHLGAARGAESSIYVTVSTGIGSGIVLNGRIWRGRHGIAGEIGHVTALPGGPVSGTGLDGALEAVASGTAIARDASYALNRDVTTAEAFALAQQGHPGARRVVTQALRHIGMALADLQKILDPEVFVVGGGVASVGDYFFHGVQAAADEYAQGFAPVTIRRAQLGGNAGVIGAALAARHG, from the coding sequence ATGAGTCAACCCTTTTCCCCAGAGCCCATCAGCATTGGTATTGATGTCGGCGGCACCAAGATCGCCAGTGGTGTACTGCGCGGCGACGAGCTGCACGACTCCCACGTGGTCCCCACCCCCGAAACCGGCTGGAAGGCCGTACTGGACGCCATTGCTGGTGAAGTCCGCCGTCTGCAGGAGCGCCACCCGGAAGCCCGCCTGATTGGTGTGGGCATTCCCGGGCCCCTGAACGCCGACCGCACCCGTGTCAAATTCGCGCCGAACATCTACGGCTTTACCGACGTGCCGCTGGTGGACGGCCTGCGCGACCGCCTGGGCCAGCGCGCCGTGCTGGAAAACGACGCCAAGGCGGCGGCCCTGGCCGAAGCGCACCTGGGCGCGGCGCGCGGCGCCGAGAGCAGCATCTATGTGACGGTCAGCACGGGCATCGGCTCGGGCATTGTGCTGAACGGGCGCATCTGGCGCGGGCGGCACGGCATTGCCGGCGAGATTGGCCACGTGACCGCGCTGCCCGGCGGCCCGGTCAGCGGCACGGGGCTGGACGGCGCGCTGGAGGCGGTGGCCAGTGGCACCGCCATTGCCCGGGACGCCAGTTACGCCCTGAACCGCGACGTGACCACCGCCGAGGCGTTTGCCCTGGCCCAGCAGGGGCACCCCGGCGCCCGCCGTGTGGTGACCCAGGCGCTGCGCCACATCGGCATGGCCCTGGCCGACCTGCAGAAGATTCTGGACCCCGAGGTGTTCGTGGTGGGCGGCGGCGTGGCCAGTGTGGGCGACTACTTTTTTCATGGCGTGCAGGCCGCCGCCGACGAGTACGCGCAGGGCTTCGCGCCCGTGACCATCCGCCGCGCGCAGCTGGGCGGAAATGCGGGCGTGATCGGCGCGGCGCTGGCGGCGCGGCACGGGTAA
- a CDS encoding V-type ATP synthase subunit E produces MALDKLLENETQQEIEQIRAQAQARAEEIVAQAQERARTLIESRTRQLDSARQAELVRARSAADLDSNAQRLSASDSLQAQAFATSEGYLQGAAQSPEYPMILVRLLEEALTVLPGARVVEAATAEHGAVHQALSQLGRSLEVRANEQIRTGVRLVGADGKSSVQNTLLGRLERVRGELAPQISRLLAE; encoded by the coding sequence ATGGCCCTCGACAAGCTTCTCGAAAACGAGACCCAGCAGGAGATCGAGCAGATCCGCGCCCAGGCCCAGGCCCGCGCCGAGGAGATCGTCGCCCAGGCCCAGGAACGGGCCCGCACGCTGATCGAGTCGCGCACCCGGCAGCTGGACAGTGCCCGGCAGGCCGAACTGGTGCGCGCCCGCAGCGCCGCCGACCTGGACAGCAATGCCCAGCGCCTCTCGGCGTCGGACTCGCTGCAGGCCCAGGCGTTTGCGACCTCTGAAGGGTACCTGCAGGGCGCCGCGCAGTCGCCCGAGTACCCGATGATCCTGGTGCGCTTGCTGGAAGAGGCCCTGACTGTGCTGCCCGGCGCCCGCGTGGTGGAAGCCGCGACGGCTGAACACGGCGCCGTACACCAGGCCCTCTCGCAGCTGGGCCGCAGCCTGGAAGTGCGCGCCAACGAGCAGATCCGGACCGGTGTGCGCCTCGTGGGTGCAGACGGCAAGTCCAGTGTGCAGAACACGCTGCTGGGCCGCCTGGAGCGCGTGCGCGGTGAGCTGGCGCCCCAGATCAGCCGCCTGCTCGCGGAATAA
- a CDS encoding V-type ATP synthase subunit D → MAGQISPTRSALLASKASLKTASGGADLLKRKRDALIGEFFALVKDALAAREQLSGVSKGAYTSLFGAKAWDSPEAVESLSLAGSGDYAVSMQIENLYGVKVPRISVPERAQSANFSPINVGARTIQAATDFGGVMEAIVKVAATETKLRRIGEEIKKTSRRVNALEQVVIPGIEDDIRFIRSVLDQREREASYTQKKIKAKIEAKAEQQRANIQAGNHGSAAD, encoded by the coding sequence ATGGCAGGACAGATCAGCCCCACCCGCAGCGCGCTGCTGGCCAGCAAGGCCAGCCTGAAAACAGCCTCTGGCGGCGCGGACCTGCTCAAGCGCAAGCGCGACGCCCTGATCGGTGAGTTCTTTGCGCTGGTCAAGGACGCGCTGGCCGCCCGCGAGCAGCTCAGCGGTGTCAGCAAGGGTGCGTACACCAGCCTGTTCGGGGCCAAAGCCTGGGACAGCCCGGAAGCCGTGGAGAGCCTCAGTCTGGCCGGCAGCGGCGATTACGCCGTCAGCATGCAGATTGAGAACCTGTACGGCGTGAAGGTGCCGCGCATCAGCGTGCCCGAGCGCGCGCAGAGCGCCAACTTCAGCCCCATCAACGTGGGCGCGCGGACCATTCAGGCCGCCACGGACTTTGGCGGCGTGATGGAAGCCATCGTGAAGGTGGCCGCCACCGAAACGAAGCTGCGCCGGATTGGCGAGGAAATCAAAAAGACTTCCCGCCGCGTGAACGCACTGGAACAGGTGGTCATTCCCGGAATCGAGGATGACATCCGCTTTATTCGCAGTGTGCTGGACCAGCGTGAACGCGAGGCCAGCTACACCCAGAAGAAGATCAAGGCGAAGATCGAGGCGAAAGCCGAGCAGCAGCGCGCCAATATTCAAGCGGGCAATCACGGCTCAGCCGCGGATTAA
- a CDS encoding V-type ATP synthase subunit B: MTLLQKEYNDVAYISGPLLFVNAASDLAYGAIVNIKDATGRSRGGQVISVTDQNAVIQVFEETRGLDLATASVSLVEDVARLGVSKEMIGRRFDGLGRPIDGLPAVVAEQRLSINGQAMNPAARAKPEEFIQTGISTIDVQTSLIRGQKLPIFSGSGLPHNELAAQIARQAKVPGHEGDFAVVFAAMGLTQREVSFFTQEFERTGALARSVLFLNKADDPAVERLLTPRMALTTAEYLAFEHGYHVLVILTDLTNYCEALREIGGAREEIPGRRGFPGYMYTDLASLYERAGVVDGKPGSVTQVPILSMPDDDITHPIPDLTGYITEGQIVVDRTLNSKGVFPPINPLPSLSRLQGNGIGKGKTRADHKNISDQLFAAYANGLDLRKLVAITGEDALTETDKLYLRFADDFETYFIGQGDQDRSIEDSLTVAWGILSKLPQSQLTRISKDAIDKYYGTKMDEMWKGSRM; encoded by the coding sequence GTGACCCTTCTCCAGAAGGAATACAACGACGTCGCGTACATCTCCGGTCCGCTGCTGTTCGTGAACGCGGCCTCGGACCTCGCGTACGGCGCCATCGTGAACATCAAAGACGCCACCGGGCGCTCGCGCGGCGGTCAGGTCATCAGCGTGACCGACCAGAACGCCGTGATTCAGGTGTTCGAAGAAACCCGTGGTCTGGACCTCGCCACCGCCTCCGTGAGCCTTGTGGAAGACGTGGCCCGCCTGGGCGTGAGCAAGGAAATGATCGGCCGCCGCTTCGACGGTCTGGGCCGCCCCATTGACGGCCTGCCCGCCGTGGTGGCCGAACAGCGCCTCTCGATCAACGGTCAGGCCATGAACCCCGCCGCGCGCGCCAAGCCCGAGGAGTTCATTCAGACCGGCATCAGCACGATTGACGTGCAGACCAGCCTGATCCGCGGCCAGAAGCTGCCGATCTTCTCGGGCTCAGGTCTGCCGCACAACGAGCTGGCCGCCCAGATTGCCCGTCAGGCCAAGGTGCCCGGCCACGAAGGCGACTTCGCCGTGGTGTTCGCGGCGATGGGTCTGACCCAGCGCGAGGTCAGCTTCTTTACGCAGGAATTCGAGCGCACGGGCGCCCTGGCCCGCAGCGTGCTGTTCCTGAACAAGGCCGACGATCCCGCCGTGGAGCGTCTGCTGACCCCCCGCATGGCCCTGACCACCGCCGAGTACCTGGCCTTCGAGCACGGCTACCACGTGCTGGTGATCCTGACCGACCTGACGAACTACTGCGAGGCGCTGCGTGAAATCGGCGGCGCGCGTGAAGAGATCCCCGGTCGCCGCGGCTTCCCCGGCTACATGTACACCGACCTGGCGTCGCTGTACGAGCGCGCCGGTGTGGTGGACGGCAAGCCCGGCTCGGTCACCCAGGTGCCGATCCTCTCGATGCCCGACGACGACATCACCCACCCCATCCCTGACCTGACCGGTTACATCACCGAAGGCCAGATCGTGGTGGACCGCACCCTGAACTCCAAGGGTGTATTCCCCCCGATCAACCCGCTGCCCAGCCTCTCGCGCCTGCAGGGCAACGGCATCGGCAAGGGCAAGACCCGCGCCGACCACAAGAACATCTCGGATCAGCTGTTCGCCGCCTACGCCAACGGCCTGGACCTGCGCAAGCTGGTGGCCATCACCGGTGAGGACGCGCTGACCGAGACTGACAAGCTGTACCTGCGTTTTGCCGATGATTTCGAGACCTACTTCATCGGCCAGGGCGACCAGGACCGCAGCATCGAAGACAGCCTGACCGTGGCCTGGGGGATTCTCTCCAAGCTGCCCCAGAGCCAGCTGACCCGTATCTCGAAAGACGCCATTGACAAGTACTACGGCACCAAGATGGACGAGATGTGGAAGGGCAGCCGGATGTAG